Proteins from one Toxotes jaculatrix isolate fToxJac2 chromosome 13, fToxJac2.pri, whole genome shotgun sequence genomic window:
- the slc39a4 gene encoding zinc transporter ZIP4, protein MVSSALFLLYLFAGWGSFGSDSASPAVEEAYKDVVSVVSPGQQFLTGESLRSLFNTLEKRVQCGEVSCEKCDLTGAVDQLIGNHSIHRENDTAENVTISVSQFSDLAAGSVLYLTSPSLVCSAVRQGRWGEETEHFLHKVTHGDHHDHRHENRGEHHEHDDIDIHGLEIVLQELHHHYEPSHNESCATADGIMTEVNASSPHQRLEVGAVLGRVLYHALQGRCFTSHSLPEESFFLDYIMDRLGSENFTVKDLGTLMKSLSLGPDHEHDHEHDHEHDHEHDHEHGHPHQEDEQAAHNEGGARRRKRSSHKRHEGHEGNTTWDQSCFSAEELVLIYGLGDNSPNSSGLGRSDMARLSPALVQQILSGACTQTTEQVKQDGLTLTERYLYATIANAVITLMSMFGIVVLLCTSCTNVFQLCIQFCISLAVGSLTGDALLHLLPMFLGLHVHSDGGSSVDHSHHNHNEGVPDYIYKMLVVMAGIYYFYLMETIFSLITNKNKHHHHQHHHAEESEPHHCDHGGVLEMYHQERKQKDKSASKTDLVGYEDDKKSLPEQNERTREQRLLPYMITIGDGIHNFADGLAIGAAFSLSWKSGLATSLAVLCHELPHELGDFAILLHSGMSVRKALILNVGSAMTSFIGLYIALSVATDLATKQWIAAITTGLFLYVGLADMLPTMVHISSKRPWLMFLLQNVGLLTGWGILLLLSLYEERISF, encoded by the exons ATGGTTTCCTCTGCGCTGTTCCTTCTCTATCTATTTGCCGGTTGGGGTTCGTTCGGTTCTGATTCGGCCTCTCCCGCTGTGGAGGAAGCCTACAAGGATGTGGTCAGCGTCGTGTCTCCGGGACAGCAGTTTCTGACCGGGGAATCCCTTCGCTCCCTCTTTAATACACTGGAGAAACGTGTGCAATGCGGCGAAGTGTCGTGTGAAAAG tgtgatCTAACAGGTGCTGTTGACCAGCTGATCGGCAatcactccatccacagagagAATGATACAGCAGAAAACGTAACCATCAGTGTATCTCAGTTCTCTGACCTTGCTGCCGGCAGCGTCCTGTACCTAACTTCTCCCAGCCTGGTCTGCAGCGCAGTAAGGCAGGGGAGGTGGGGAGAGGAGACCGAACACTTCCTACACAAAGTCACACATGGGGACCACCATGATCACCGGCATGAAAACCGCGGGGAACACCATGAACATGATGACATAGACATTCATGGATTAGAAATTGTACTTCAAGAGCTGCACCACCACTATGAGCCATCACACAATGAG AGTTGCGCAACAGCCGATGGCATCATGACAGAGGTCAACGCGTCATCACCACACCAGAGACTGGAAGTGGGTGCAGTCTTGGGCCGCGTCCTGTATCACGCTCTGCAAGGTCGCTGCTTCACCAGCCACTCCCTGCCTGAGGAGAGCTTCTTCCTGGACTACATCATGGACCGTCTGGGGTCAGAGAACTTTACTGTCAAGG ATTTGGGTACTCTCATGAAGAGTCTGAGCTTAGGGCCTGACCACGAGCATGACCACGAACATGACCACGAGCATGACCACGAGCATGACCACGAGCATGGGCACCCCCACCAGGAGGATGAACAAGCTGCTCATAATGAGGGTGGTGCAAgacggaggaagaggagcagccaCAAACGTCATGAGGGGCATGAAGGAAACACCACCTGGGATCAG AGctgtttctcagctgaggaGCTGGTCCTGATCTATGGTCTGGGAGACAACAGCCCTAACTCCTCTGGTCTGGGACGGTCTGACATGGCTCGGCTCAGCCCCGCACTCGTCCAGCAGATCCTGAGCGGAGCCTGTACACAGACCACAGAACAAGTGAAACAAGACGGGCTCACCCTGACTgaga GATACCTCTATGCAACCATCGCCAATGCTGTGATAACACTGATGTCCATGTTTGGCATCGTGGTGCTGTTGTGTACCTCCTGTACCAATGTGTTCCAGTTGTGTATCCAGTTTTGCATCAGTCTGGCTGTAGGTTCACTGACTGGAGATGCCTTACTGCACCTGCTGCCCATG TTTCTCGGTTTACATGTGCATTCAGACGGAGGCAGCAGCGTAGATCACTCACATCACAATCACAACGAAGGAGTTCCGGACTACATTTACAAGATGTTGGTTGTGATGGCCGGGATTTACTACTTTTACCTGATGGAAACCATCTTCTCTCTgatcacaaataaaaataaacaccaccatcaccaacaTCATCATGCg gAAGAATCAGAGCCTCACCACTGTGACCACGGGGGCGTTTTAGAGATGTATCAccaggaaaggaaacaaaaagacaagtCGGCATCAAAGACAGACCTG GTCGGCTATGAAGACGACAAGAAATCACTTCCAGAGCAAAACGAGCGAACCAGAG AACAGCGTCTGCTGCCTTACATGATAACTATCGGTGACGGGATCCACAACTTTGCAGACGGCTTAGCGATAGGTGCAGCTTTCTCCCTGTCATGGAAATCTGGTTTGGCTACATCACTGGCTGTACTCTGCCATGAACTACCACATGAACTGG GTGACTTCGCCATTTTGCTGCACAGTGGCATGTCTGTCCGCAAAGCGTTGATTTTAAACGTCGGCAGTGCCATGACCTCGTTCATCGGACTGTATATCGCTCTGTCTGTTGCCACTGACCTCGCAACCAAACAGTGGATAGCTGCCATCACTACAGGACTCTTTCTGTATGTGGGACTGGCTGACATG ctccccACCATGGTCCATATCAGCAGCAAGAGACCCTGGCTGATGTTTCTGCTGCAGAACGTCGGCCTTCTAACTGGGTGGGGGattctgctgttgttgtcactTTATGAAGAGAGGATCAGCTTTTAA
- the LOC121192138 gene encoding CD59 glycoprotein-like — translation MRSSVVFCLAVSFAMFGFGHSLECYSCPDGSSSSCEVKLECNQGEDSCLKLTSGEKTYTGCIRYTDCDFMTLAPRYSLPDFTFSCCQSELCNGQELSFLEKLKKMFG, via the exons ATGAGGAGCTCTGTGGTGTTTTGCCTGGCTGTCAGCTTTGCCATGTTTGGATTTG GCCACTCACTGGAGTGTTACTCCTGCCCTGAcggctcctccagcagctgtgaaGTCAAACTGGAATGTAACCAAGGTGAAGACTCCTGCCTCAAACTCACCAGTGGAG AAAAGACTTACACTGGATGTATAAGGTATACAGACTGTGACTTCATGACTCTTGCTCCCAGATACTCCCTCCCTGACTTCACCTTCTCCTGCTGTCAGTCTGAACTCTGCAATGGCCAAGAATTAAGTTTCttggaaaaattaaaaaaaatgtttggttaa